The genomic window CTTAACTCTCACTGCAGTACCCTCATGGGGaatatgtggggttttttttccctcagccCCTTTTGTAAGTGACCAAATGGAGAAGCAGAGTATGCACAAATGCTGTTACCCTGCATGATTGTTTATAAGAACATTTTAACTCATACACAATCCCCCTTGCTCTACTCTTTTGTGCTAGTCTGTGTCCATGTTTCTGCATGaatatacaggcacacatgtgtatttGTCAAGCATATAGGAACATGTCATTTATGTGTTCATGAACATGGGTAGCATGTTTATAATAATTTGGAAACACTGAAGCCACATTTGACTTGTGGATCAAACATGATCTGGTCTACTCACATACAATATAGAATAACCTGTGATATTTTATTATGTCAAGAGAATAGAGGGAGTGCCTAACAGGCTGGTGATATTTCCTATTCTACCcttgtcagaaaaaaatatggtGCATTCAGAGTTTTGGTAGGAAAACCCAAACTTCAGCAAAGACACAtaccctacaaaaaaaaaaaggatcaccTCATTTGAAGAGAAAAGTTATCAGACTGAGAGAAAAATAAGTCATCTGCATCTTCAAAATTTGAGGTTCATGCGACTCAACTACAGAGGATATAATGGGCAAGGACAGGCAGAATACCTAAGGGGCCAGAGTAAGCTAGACACTGGAACTTCTTATTTCAAGAGAACTTATGGATTGGTAAAGATGGTAAacataatgataataacaatgaCGTCCATACTCAGGTCCATACTCAGTCTCTGTATAAAGCTACATTGTGAAAGAAATGAGTAGACACCACCAAAGTGCTAAAGGCTATTGTAGCAGTTATAGTGTGAAAAGCATAGTGTAACTATAGGCAGAAGAGATGGATGATATCCAGAAAACAGACAAGGCTGTGCTGGGAATGACCAGTTTTTCATGTAAGCAACCGAGCAAGCACATAGCAGCTGCACTGTGAGAAAAGgagcaaagagaaatgaagtaTATACATACTATGTGTATAGAAATATAAGCAATTTAATGAGATAGTAATGTAAAGTCTGTTGAGATAGTAGTTTAGGAAGAAGTTTCTATCAAGTCAGGTACCGTGACTTTCTCCTGGATTTCCAGCATTCAAAAGATTGAAGCAGGGAAATTATGCATTTGAGATGAGCCTGGACTACATGCCAAGGCCCAAtctcttttaacttcttttttgtttattcaacTTAATAGCCTGATACATAGAATATCAGGAATAAtattaagaaaacagaaatttaatgTTCACACTATGGTACTCTCACTAAGGAAACATGATGAGAACTATTATGTTACACAAATCAGCTGCCATGTTGAGGTGTGTGGTATGAAGTGCTTGCTACAATTGTGTTTGGTTGACCCTGCATCTCTCCAGTGTCTCAGCTTATTCATCTTAAGAAGCTTCTCTTATCACCTTATTACTTCCCAGACATCAAGATGTGCCTTACCTTTAATTACATGCATTACAGGAATCATTTAttgattgaatttttaaaaaaatatttcattttattctctctcttttttaaatttatttatttattatatgtaagtacactgtagctgtcttcagacactccagaagagggcatcagatcttgttagggatggttatgagccaccatgtggttgctgggatttattttattttacttacctTTCACAAAAACATGAGTCTTACTTGAAGAAATACTAATTTTAATGCCTGTATCTAAATTCTAGTGAGAGCAATACAGAGTAATTTGGAccccaaacacacagagaatggTTGAAGAGACTGTATATGAGGCAACAGGAAAGCACAGAGATGAGTGGGTAGGTCAGCTTTTCTGAGTCACATTGAGAACTAGTTAATGAGAAAAATGGGTAAAAATCAGAGCTGCAATTAACactgcttttcttattttatgataGCTTACTCAACACATGTAGCTGAACTCAGACACATGATAAGTCTTCTACCCGAGCTTCATCAGTGCTGAGACTAGAAGTATACACCATCTTCTGTAAATCCTTGTACACTTTGTACAATGCTCAGTACATTTTGGAAAATCACCTGATGTAAACAGAGAAAGGATAAGATATGAAAATCGGTGAGGATGAGTCACTTTTTCTAAggtttgatattttttctttgacttcAGAGAAGGAATCTGTCTCTGATGTAATTGATGCTCTTACAGTAATAAAAGGATAGATTTCTCTCATTTGCAAAAATGGTTCTAATGATTAGCTGTCCTTTCTTTCAGGAGATGAATGTCAACTGCTCTCTGTGGCAGGAGAACAAGTTGTCTGTCAAACACTTTGCATTTGCCAAGTTCTCTGAGGTTCCTGAAGAACGCTTTCTCCTGTTCATGTTCATCCTCCTCATGTTCTTAGTATCACTGACAGGAAATGCACTCATAGCCCTTGCCATCTGCACCAGTTCAGCCCTAcacactcccatgtacttctttctTGCCAACTTGTCTTTCCTGGAAATTGGCTACACTTGTTCTGTCATACCAAAGATGTTGCAGAACCTTGTAAGTGAGGTCTGAGGGATCTCTCAGGAAGGATGTGCCACACAGatgtttttcttcatattctttgGTATAACTGAGTGCTGCCTATTGGTAGCCATGGCCTTTGACCGCTACATGGCCATATGCTCCCCACTTCACTATGCAACCCGAATGAGTCGTGGGGTATGTGCCCATTTGGCAATAGTTTCATGGGGAATGGGATGTATAGTAGGGTTGGGACAGaccaattttattttctccttgaaCTTCTGTGGACCCTGTGAGATAGATCATTTCTTCTGTGACCTTCCACCTGTCCTGGCACCTGCCTGTGGAGATACATCCCAAAATGAGGCTGCAATTTTTGTGGCAGTAGTTCTCTGCATATCCAGCCCATTTTTGTTGATCATTTATTCCTATGTCAGGATTCTGGTTGCAGTGCTGGTGATGCCTTCACCGGAGGGGCGCCATAAAGCTCTCTCCACCTGCTCCTCCCATCTACTTGTAGTCACTCTCTTCTATGGCTCAGGATCTATTACCTACTTGAGGCCCAAGTCTAGCCACTTACCAGGAATGGACAAACTCTTGGCCCTTTTCTACACAGCGGTGACATCCATGCTGAACCCCATCATCTATAGCTTAAGGAACAAGGAAGTAAAGGCAGCATTGAGAAAAACTCTGAGTCTGAAGAAACCTCTGGCAATAAATAGATAACAGATCATTGCAGAGCTGTTAGCTAATGAGAACATGCAATGAGCcagattaaacaaataaaaactgctacattcttctgtctgtcttatGTTGAGACTCTTTGTAATTTTGAATGTACCTCTGTCTTCAGCTGTATTTTCTAACTGCTAAttctgaaatgaaacaaaatactaATGAATCCAAGTAAGGAG from Mus pahari unplaced genomic scaffold, PAHARI_EIJ_v1.1 scaffold_13376_1, whole genome shotgun sequence includes these protein-coding regions:
- the LOC110314958 gene encoding LOW QUALITY PROTEIN: olfactory receptor 10C1-like (The sequence of the model RefSeq protein was modified relative to this genomic sequence to represent the inferred CDS: substituted 1 base at 1 genomic stop codon), with translation MISCPFFQEMNVNCSLWQENKLSVKHFAFAKFSEVPEERFLLFMFILLMFLVSLTGNALIALAICTSSALHTPMYFFLANLSFLEIGYTCSVIPKMLQNLVSEVXGISQEGCATQMFFFIFFGITECCLLVAMAFDRYMAICSPLHYATRMSRGVCAHLAIVSWGMGCIVGLGQTNFIFSLNFCGPCEIDHFFCDLPPVLAPACGDTSQNEAAIFVAVVLCISSPFLLIIYSYVRILVAVLVMPSPEGRHKALSTCSSHLLVVTLFYGSGSITYLRPKSSHLPGMDKLLALFYTAVTSMLNPIIYSLRNKEVKAALRKTLSLKKPLAINR